In Brienomyrus brachyistius isolate T26 chromosome 19, BBRACH_0.4, whole genome shotgun sequence, one DNA window encodes the following:
- the crip2l gene encoding cysteine-rich protein 2-like isoform X2: protein MQNTPWTLQTLFCVHHDGMPYCHRPCYAALFGPKGVNIGGAGSYVYDTPVSSGLSSPPEETAPKPQERKASGPPRGPVKAASITTFSGEPSICPRCNKKVYFAEKVTSLGQDWHRPCLRCERCSKTLAPGSHAEHDGQPYCHKPCYAVLFGPRGVNTGGVGSYIYEKMPSTETHP from the exons ATGCAAAACACCCCTTGGACACTGCAAACCCTGTTCTGCGTGCAC CATGATGGGATGCCTTACTGCCACAGACCCTGTTACGCGGCTCTTTTTGGGCCCAAAG GTGTGAATATCGGGGGGGCCGGATCCTATGTCTACGACACCCCTGTCAGCTCCGGCCTAAGCAGCCCACCCGAGGAAACTGCCCCCAAACCCCAGGAGAGGAAGGCCTCTGGCCCGCCGAGGGGGCCTGTGAAGG CTGCAAGTATCACCACATTCTCAGGAGAGCCATCTATATGCCCCAGGTGCAACAAGAAGGTGTATTTTG CTGAGAAGGTGACTTCCCTGGGACAGGACTGGCACCGACCCTGCCTGCGCTGTGAGAGGTGCAGCAAGACCCTAGCGCCAGGAAGCCATGCGGAG CATGACGGGCAACCTTACTGCCACAAGCCATGCTATGCTGTCCTCTTCGGACCCAGAG GGGTAAATACCGGGGGAGTGGGGAGCTACATCTACGAGAAGATGCCCAGCACTGAAACACACCCATAG